The proteins below are encoded in one region of Apium graveolens cultivar Ventura chromosome 4, ASM990537v1, whole genome shotgun sequence:
- the LOC141717803 gene encoding D-2-hydroxyglutarate dehydrogenase, mitochondrial isoform X1, whose amino-acid sequence MDKWRAATFIYRRLLKHSSISNHPPSRNFNRSFTSGFAYNYCAISAPLENLAGNCKQQIGYRNYATSAERNPMFSSVNSEDIVHFKSILGEKYVIEDEDKLDDANTDWMRKYKGSSKLMLQPRTTDEVSQILKYCNSRRIAVVPQGGNTGLVGGSIPVFDEVIINTSLMHKIVSFDKVSGVLVCEAGCVLENLISFLDNEGFIMPLDLGAKGSCQIGGNVSTNAGGLRLVRYGSLHGNVLGLEAVLANGTVLDMLGTLRKDNTGYDLKHLFIGSEGSLGLITKISILTPPKLSSVNLAFLACSDYTSCQKLLLEAKRKLGEILSAYEFLDVQALDLVLKHLEGARNPLPPPMHNFYILIETTGSDESSDKEKLEAFLLHSLESGLVSDGVLAQDIQQASSFWHIREGVPEALMKAGGVYKYDLSLPVEKMYDLVEEMRTRLGSAANVIGYGHLGDGNLHLNISIPQYDNTILAQIEPFVYEWTSKHHGSISAEHGLGHVKADKIHYSKSPETVQLMASIKKLMDPHGILNPYKVLPPSITS is encoded by the exons ATGGATAAGTGGAGAGCTGCCACTTTTATCTACCGCCGTTTACTCAAACACTCCTCTATTTCAAATCATCCACCTAGCCGTAATTTCAACCGATCATTCACTTCAG GTTTTGCATATAATTATTGTGCGATTTCTGCACCGTTAGAAAATTTAGCTGGAAACTGTAAGCAGCAGATAGGATATAGAAATTATGCCACATCAGCTGAGAGGAACCCGATGTTTTCGTCCGTGAATTCGGAGGATATTGTTCATTTTAAGAGTATATTAGGGGAGAAATATGTTATTGAGGATGAAGATAAACTGGACGATGCAAACACGGATTGGATGCGGAAATACAAAGGATCAAGTAAGCTTATGCTCCAACCTAGAACCACTGATGAG GTCTCGCAGATTCTCAAATATTGCAACTCCAGACGTATTGCTGTTGTCCCTCAAGGTGGAAATACAGGTCTTGTGGGAGGAAGTATTCCTGTTTTTGATGAG GTGATTATCAATACTAGCCTCATGCATAAAATTGTATCCTTTGACAAG GTCAGTGGTGTATTGGTATGTGAAGCAGGATGCGTATTAGAGAACTTGATTTCTTTTCTGGACAATGAAGG ATTTATAATGCCATTAGACCTAGGTGCGAAAGGTAGCTGTCAGATTGGTGGAAATGTTTCAACAAATGCCGGGGGTTTACGGCTGGTCCGTTATGGATCACTCCATGGAAATGTACTTG GTCTTGAAGCTGTTTTAGCAAATGGTACCGTTCTTGATATGCTTGGGACTTTACGAAAAGATAATACGGGATATGACCTGAAGCACTTGTTTATAG GAAGTGAGGGGTCCCTGGGACTGATAACCAAAATTTCGATACTCACCCCTCCAAAGTTATCTTCTGTAAATCTAGCTTTTCTTGCTTGTAGTGATTATACAAGCTGCCAG AAACTTTTATTAGAAGCCAAGCGGAAGCTTGGAGAAATTCTTTCTGCATATGAGTTTCTGGATGTCCAAGCACTTGATCTG GTTCTGAAACACCTAGAAGGTGCTCGGAATCCATTACCTCCCCCGATGCACAACTTCTATATTCTGATTGAGACAACAGGCAGTGATGAATCTAGTGACAa AGAAAAGCTCGAGGCTTTCCTCCTTCATTCGCTGGAAAGTGGTTTGGTATCTGATGGTGTTCTTGCACAAGACATACAGCAAGCATCATCATTTTGGCATATTCGTGAG GGTGTCCCAGAAGCATTAATGAAGGCTGGCGGTGTCTACAAGTATGATCTGTCATTACCAGTTGAAAAGATGTATGATCTTGTTGAGGAAATGCGAACACGTCTCG GTTCTGCAGCAAATGTCATAGGGTATGGTCACCTTGGAGATGGCAATCTCCATCTTAATATATCAATCCCACAATACGACAATACC ATTTTAGCACAAATTGAGCCCTTTGTTTATGAATGGACATCAAAGCACCATGGGAGTATCAGTGCAGAGCATGGATTGGGACATGTGAAAGCTGATAAGATACACTACAGCAAGTCACCTGAAACT GTTCAGTTAATGGCTTCCATTAAGAAGCTAATGGACCCTCATGGGATTCTTAATCCATATAAAGTTCTTCCGCCTTCTATCACATCGTAA
- the LOC141717803 gene encoding D-2-hydroxyglutarate dehydrogenase, mitochondrial isoform X2 has translation MDKWRAATFIYRRLLKHSSISNHPPSRNFNRSFTSGFAYNYCAISAPLENLAGNCKQQIGYRNYATSAERNPMFSSVNSEDIVHFKSILGEKYVIEDEDKLDDANTDWMRKYKGSSKLMLQPRTTDEVSQILKYCNSRRIAVVPQGGNTGLVGGSIPVFDEVIINTSLMHKIVSFDKVSGVLVCEAGCVLENLISFLDNEGFIMPLDLGAKGSCQIGGNVSTNAGGLRLVRYGSLHGNVLGLEAVLANGTVLDMLGTLRKDNTGYDLKHLFIGSEGSLGLITKISILTPPKLSSVNLAFLACSDYTSCQKLLLEAKRKLGEILSAYEFLDVQALDLVLKHLEGARNPLPPPMHNFYILIETTGSDESSDKEKLEAFLLHSLESGLVSDGVLAQDIQQASSFWHIREGVPEALMKAGGVYKYDLSLPVEKMYDLVEEMRTRLGSAANVIGYGHLGDGNLHLNISIPQYDNTILAQIEPFVYEWTSKHHGSISAEHGLGHVKADKIHYSKSPETDL, from the exons ATGGATAAGTGGAGAGCTGCCACTTTTATCTACCGCCGTTTACTCAAACACTCCTCTATTTCAAATCATCCACCTAGCCGTAATTTCAACCGATCATTCACTTCAG GTTTTGCATATAATTATTGTGCGATTTCTGCACCGTTAGAAAATTTAGCTGGAAACTGTAAGCAGCAGATAGGATATAGAAATTATGCCACATCAGCTGAGAGGAACCCGATGTTTTCGTCCGTGAATTCGGAGGATATTGTTCATTTTAAGAGTATATTAGGGGAGAAATATGTTATTGAGGATGAAGATAAACTGGACGATGCAAACACGGATTGGATGCGGAAATACAAAGGATCAAGTAAGCTTATGCTCCAACCTAGAACCACTGATGAG GTCTCGCAGATTCTCAAATATTGCAACTCCAGACGTATTGCTGTTGTCCCTCAAGGTGGAAATACAGGTCTTGTGGGAGGAAGTATTCCTGTTTTTGATGAG GTGATTATCAATACTAGCCTCATGCATAAAATTGTATCCTTTGACAAG GTCAGTGGTGTATTGGTATGTGAAGCAGGATGCGTATTAGAGAACTTGATTTCTTTTCTGGACAATGAAGG ATTTATAATGCCATTAGACCTAGGTGCGAAAGGTAGCTGTCAGATTGGTGGAAATGTTTCAACAAATGCCGGGGGTTTACGGCTGGTCCGTTATGGATCACTCCATGGAAATGTACTTG GTCTTGAAGCTGTTTTAGCAAATGGTACCGTTCTTGATATGCTTGGGACTTTACGAAAAGATAATACGGGATATGACCTGAAGCACTTGTTTATAG GAAGTGAGGGGTCCCTGGGACTGATAACCAAAATTTCGATACTCACCCCTCCAAAGTTATCTTCTGTAAATCTAGCTTTTCTTGCTTGTAGTGATTATACAAGCTGCCAG AAACTTTTATTAGAAGCCAAGCGGAAGCTTGGAGAAATTCTTTCTGCATATGAGTTTCTGGATGTCCAAGCACTTGATCTG GTTCTGAAACACCTAGAAGGTGCTCGGAATCCATTACCTCCCCCGATGCACAACTTCTATATTCTGATTGAGACAACAGGCAGTGATGAATCTAGTGACAa AGAAAAGCTCGAGGCTTTCCTCCTTCATTCGCTGGAAAGTGGTTTGGTATCTGATGGTGTTCTTGCACAAGACATACAGCAAGCATCATCATTTTGGCATATTCGTGAG GGTGTCCCAGAAGCATTAATGAAGGCTGGCGGTGTCTACAAGTATGATCTGTCATTACCAGTTGAAAAGATGTATGATCTTGTTGAGGAAATGCGAACACGTCTCG GTTCTGCAGCAAATGTCATAGGGTATGGTCACCTTGGAGATGGCAATCTCCATCTTAATATATCAATCCCACAATACGACAATACC ATTTTAGCACAAATTGAGCCCTTTGTTTATGAATGGACATCAAAGCACCATGGGAGTATCAGTGCAGAGCATGGATTGGGACATGTGAAAGCTGATAAGATACACTACAGCAAGTCACCTGAAACT GATCTATGA
- the LOC141717803 gene encoding D-2-hydroxyglutarate dehydrogenase, mitochondrial isoform X3, whose protein sequence is MLLRMKINWTMQTRIGCGNTKDQVSQILKYCNSRRIAVVPQGGNTGLVGGSIPVFDEVIINTSLMHKIVSFDKVSGVLVCEAGCVLENLISFLDNEGFIMPLDLGAKGSCQIGGNVSTNAGGLRLVRYGSLHGNVLGLEAVLANGTVLDMLGTLRKDNTGYDLKHLFIGSEGSLGLITKISILTPPKLSSVNLAFLACSDYTSCQKLLLEAKRKLGEILSAYEFLDVQALDLVLKHLEGARNPLPPPMHNFYILIETTGSDESSDKEKLEAFLLHSLESGLVSDGVLAQDIQQASSFWHIREGVPEALMKAGGVYKYDLSLPVEKMYDLVEEMRTRLGSAANVIGYGHLGDGNLHLNISIPQYDNTILAQIEPFVYEWTSKHHGSISAEHGLGHVKADKIHYSKSPETVQLMASIKKLMDPHGILNPYKVLPPSITS, encoded by the exons ATGTTATTGAGGATGAAGATAAACTGGACGATGCAAACACGGATTGGATGCGGAAATACAAAGGATCAA GTCTCGCAGATTCTCAAATATTGCAACTCCAGACGTATTGCTGTTGTCCCTCAAGGTGGAAATACAGGTCTTGTGGGAGGAAGTATTCCTGTTTTTGATGAG GTGATTATCAATACTAGCCTCATGCATAAAATTGTATCCTTTGACAAG GTCAGTGGTGTATTGGTATGTGAAGCAGGATGCGTATTAGAGAACTTGATTTCTTTTCTGGACAATGAAGG ATTTATAATGCCATTAGACCTAGGTGCGAAAGGTAGCTGTCAGATTGGTGGAAATGTTTCAACAAATGCCGGGGGTTTACGGCTGGTCCGTTATGGATCACTCCATGGAAATGTACTTG GTCTTGAAGCTGTTTTAGCAAATGGTACCGTTCTTGATATGCTTGGGACTTTACGAAAAGATAATACGGGATATGACCTGAAGCACTTGTTTATAG GAAGTGAGGGGTCCCTGGGACTGATAACCAAAATTTCGATACTCACCCCTCCAAAGTTATCTTCTGTAAATCTAGCTTTTCTTGCTTGTAGTGATTATACAAGCTGCCAG AAACTTTTATTAGAAGCCAAGCGGAAGCTTGGAGAAATTCTTTCTGCATATGAGTTTCTGGATGTCCAAGCACTTGATCTG GTTCTGAAACACCTAGAAGGTGCTCGGAATCCATTACCTCCCCCGATGCACAACTTCTATATTCTGATTGAGACAACAGGCAGTGATGAATCTAGTGACAa AGAAAAGCTCGAGGCTTTCCTCCTTCATTCGCTGGAAAGTGGTTTGGTATCTGATGGTGTTCTTGCACAAGACATACAGCAAGCATCATCATTTTGGCATATTCGTGAG GGTGTCCCAGAAGCATTAATGAAGGCTGGCGGTGTCTACAAGTATGATCTGTCATTACCAGTTGAAAAGATGTATGATCTTGTTGAGGAAATGCGAACACGTCTCG GTTCTGCAGCAAATGTCATAGGGTATGGTCACCTTGGAGATGGCAATCTCCATCTTAATATATCAATCCCACAATACGACAATACC ATTTTAGCACAAATTGAGCCCTTTGTTTATGAATGGACATCAAAGCACCATGGGAGTATCAGTGCAGAGCATGGATTGGGACATGTGAAAGCTGATAAGATACACTACAGCAAGTCACCTGAAACT GTTCAGTTAATGGCTTCCATTAAGAAGCTAATGGACCCTCATGGGATTCTTAATCCATATAAAGTTCTTCCGCCTTCTATCACATCGTAA
- the LOC141717804 gene encoding peroxidase 72-like, whose amino-acid sequence MAQSMSIVMVLALIAFAPLAFSQKTGSLNPNFYSRSCPKAVQIVKSVVANAVAKETRMAASLLRLHFHDCFVKGCDASILLDSTGTLISEKRSNPNRNSARGFEVIEQIKSALEKECPQTVSCADIMALAARDSTVLTGGPSWEVPLGRRDARDASLSGSNNNIPAPNNTFQTILTKFKLKGLDVVDLVALSGSHTIGNSRCTSFRQRLYNQSGNGQPDYALDQSYASQLKKRCPRSGGDQNLFVLDFVSPTKFDNNYFKNLLASKGLLNSDQVLVTKSDASMELVKKYARSNKAFFEQFAKSMIRMGNITPLTGSKGEIRKICRKMNK is encoded by the exons ATGGCTCAATCCATGAGCATTGTCATGGTCTTAGCTCTTATAGCTTTTGCTCCACTTGCATTTTCTCAAAAGACTGGTAGTCTTAATCCAAACTTCTATAGTAGGTCTTGCCCTAAGGCCGTCCAAATTGTTAAGTCTGTTGTTGCAAATGCTGTCGCCAAGGAGACTCGCATGGCTGCTTCACTACTCCGTCTTCATTTCCATGATTGCTTTGTCAAG GGTTGTGATGCATCGATATTATTGGACAGCACTGGTACCTTAATCAGTGAGAAAAGGTCCAACCCTAACAGAAACTCAGCTCGCGGATTTGAAGTTATTGAGCAAATAAAATCTGCACTAGAGAAGGAGTGCCCTCAAACCGTCTCTTGTGCAGATATCATGGCTTTGGCTGCAAGGGACTCTACTGTTCTG ACTGGAGGACCAAGCTGGGAAGTTCCATTAGGAAGAAGGGATGCTAGAGATGCAAGTTTGAGTGGTTCTAACAACAATATTCCTGCTCCAAACAACACTTTCCAGACCATCCTAACCAAATTCAAGCTTAAAGGCCTAGATGTGGTTGATCTCGTCGCTCTTTCAG GAAGTCACACAATCGGAAATTCAAGATGCACCAGCTTCAGACAAAGGCTGTACAATCAGTCAGGCAATGGGCAACCTGATTACGCTTTGGATCAGTCCTATGCATCTCAGTTGAAAAAACGGTGTCCAAGATCGGGTGGTGACCAAAACCTTTTTGTATTAGATTTTGTTTCTCCAACAAAGTTCGATAACAACTACTTCAAAAACTTACTAGCTTCCAAGGGCTTGTTAAATTCTGACCAAGTTCTTGTGACTAAAAGTGATGCATCTATGGAACTAGTGAAGAAATATGCAAGAAGTAACAAGGCATTCTTTGAGCAGTTTGCCAAGTCTATGATCAGAATGGGAAACATAACTCCATTGACGGGTTCCAAAGGCGAGATTAGAAAGATTTGCAGGAAGATGAACAAATAA